The Burkholderia latens genome segment GTCGCTCGCGTATGCATGGGGGCGCAATGCAACGAGCGGCGATCCGTTGCCGCAGATGCCGCCGCTCGAGGCGCGCGTCGGGTTGGAGTACACGCGCGGCGCATGGTCGGCAGGCGGCCTGTGGCGGGTCGTTGCGCCGCAGCATCGCTATGCGCTGAACGAGGGCAACGTGGTCGGCAAGGACTTCGGTCCGAGTGCGGGCTTCGGCGTGCTGTCGGTGCATGCGCAGTACAACGTCAGCAAGAAAGTGCAGATCTCGGTCGGCGTCGACAACGTATTGAACAAGGCCTATACCGAGCATCTGAACCTCGCCGGCAACGCGGGTTTCGGCTATCCCGCGAACGCGCCGTTGATGGAGCCGGGGCGCACCGCATGGCTGCGCGTGAGCGCGAAGCTGTGACGCACGGCGCGCGTGTGCGTTGCAGCATGCGCGCGCATCGACGCGACACCGCCTGAACGGGCGGGGCGCGTCAACCGATTAGAGAACCGTATCTAGTCAGGGCGCAAACGTTCGCGACTCGTGATTCACTGCCGCATTCGACGCGCAAGGCCGGTTCGCCCGATCGCGGCCCGCCGCGCGTGTCGATCCTCATTCGCACCGGCAGCACAATAATCAGGAGAACATGGATGGCCAGATCGATGCGTTCCAGGGTGGTGGCAGGGGCAGTGGCATGCGCAATGAGCGTCGCGCCGTTCGCGGGCACGACCGCGATGATGACGCTCGCGACGACGCACGCGGCGATGGCGGCGGCCGCGCCGGCAGACGATTATGCGGCGACGCGTTACCCGATCATCCTCGTGCACGGGCTGACCGGCACCGACAAGTACGCCGGCGTGCTCGACTATTGGTACGGCATTCAGCAGGACCTGCAGCAGCATGGCGCGACGGTGTATGTCGCAAACCTGTCCGGCTTCCAGAGCGACGATGGCCCGAACGGGCGCGGCGAACAGCTGCTCGCGTACGTGAAGACGGTGCTCGCCGCGACAGGCGCGGCGAAGGTGAACCTGGTCGGCCACAGCCAGGGCGGCCTCACATCGCGCTATGTCGCGGCCGTCGCGCCCGATCTCGTCGCATCGGTGACGACCATCGGCACGCCGCACCGTGGCTCGGAGTTCGCGGACTTCGTACAGAGCGTGCTTGCGTACGATCCGACCGGGTTGTCGTCGTCGGTGATCGCCGCGTTCGCCAATGTATTCGGAATCCTGACGAGCAGCAGCCAAAACACGAACCAGGACGCGCTCGCCGCACTGAAGACGCTGACGACCACGCAGGCCGCCACGTACAACCAGAACTATCCAAGCGCCGGTCTCGGCGCGCCGGGCAGTTGCCAGACGGGCGCGCCGACGGAGACGGTCGGCGGCAATACGCACCTGCTGTATTCGTGGGCCGGCACGGCGATCCAGCCGACGATATCTGCATTCGGCGTCACGGGTGCGGCCGATACGAGCACGATTCCGGCAATCGATCCGGCGAACGCGCTGGACTTGTCGACGTTGGCGCTGCTCGGCACCGGCACTGTGATGATCAATCGTGGCTCGGGGCAGAACGACGGGCTCGTATCGAAGTGCAGCGCGCTGTACGGGAAGGTGCTGAGCACAAGCTACAAGTGGAATCACCTCGACGAGATCAACCAGTTGCTCGGCGTGCGCGGCGCGTATGCGGAGGATCCTGTCGCGGTGATTCGCACGCATGCGAACCGGCTGAAGCTCGCGGGCGTGTGATCGATGGCCGTGCGTGAAGGACGCGCGCCGCTTGCGCGGCGCGTTGCGATCTACGGTGCGGCAGGACTGGCTGCGATTGCCGTCGCAGCACTCTGGAGCGGCGCGGCGTCACAGCGCCGGGCGGATGCCGCATATGCGTCGGCGGCCGAGCAAGCACCTGGCGGCGCGAGCGCGTCGGCGGTCGTGGCGCCCGCCGCGTTGCCGGCGAGCACCGGCCTGCCGTCGTCGCTTGCAGGGGCCAGTGCGCCGCGGTTGCCGCTCGATGCGGGCGGCCATCTCGCGAAGTCGCGCGCGGTCCGCGACTTCTTCGATTACTGCCTGACCGCGCAGAGCGACCTGAACGCAACCGCGCTCGATGCGCTCGTCGTGCGCGAGATCGCGGCACAGCTCGACGGCACGATCGCGCAGCGTGAGGCGTTGGACGTGTGGCATCGATACCGTGCGTATCTCGACGCGCTCGCGACGCTACCGCAGGCCGGTGCGGTCGACAAGTCGGATCCCGGCGCGCTGCAGCTCGCGCTCGACCAGCGCGCGTCGATCGGATACCGCACGCTCGGCGACTGGAGCCAGCCGTTTTTCGGCGCGGAGCAGTGGCGGCAGCGCTACGATCTCGCGCGGCTGAAGATCGCGCAGGATCGCACCTTAACCGACGCGCAGAAGGCGGAACGGCTCGCGGCGCTTGCGCAGCAGATGCCGGACGACGAACGGGCCGCGCGACAGAAGGTCGACAGGCAGCGCGCCGCGATCGACCAGATCGCGCAGTTGCAGAAGAGCGGGGCGACGCCCGATGCGATGCGCGCGCAACTGACGCAGACGCTTGGTCCCGAAGCGGCGGCGCGCGTCGCGCAGATGCAGCAGGACGATGCATCGTGGCAGAGCCGCTACGCGGACTATGCGGCGCAGCGTGCGCAGATCGTTGCGGCCGGGCTGTCGGCGCAGGATCGCGATGCGCGGATTGCCGCACTGCGGCAGCGCATCTTCACGAAACCAGGCGAAGCGGTGCGAGCGGCGTCGCTCGATCGCGGCGCGGCGGCCGCACAGTAACGCGCGCAATCCCGCATGCAGTCACGCCGCGCGCGTGAACCGCCGCGGCAGATGCTGCTCGATGGTTGCCGCGAGCGTATCGAATGCGGGCCCGATGCCTTCGTGCGCGACGCACGCGTAGCCGAGCAGCAGCCCGCGACGCGCGGTGTCCCGACAGCTGTAGTAGCTCGTCAGCGGGCGCACGATCACGCCCGCGTCGAACGCGCTTTGCGTAACCGCGCGATCGTCGCACGTATCGGGCAGACCGAGCACCAGATGCAGCCCTGCTTCGTCACCCATCACGGGCAGCGCGTCGCCGAACCGCGCATGGATCGCATCGATCAGCAATTGCCGGCGCTCGCCGTACAGCGTGCGCATCCGTCTGACGTGCGAAGTCAGGTGCCCGTCCATGATGAATTCGGCGAGCACGGCCTGCTGCATCAGCTGGCCCTCGCGATACAGTTCCGACAGTCCGGTGCGGAACGTGTCGACGAGATGTTCGGGCACGACCATGTAGCCCATGCGCAGGCCCGGGAACAGCATCTTGCCGAGGCTGCCGACGTAGATCACGCGGCCGCCGTCGTCGAGACCTTGCAGCGACGCGAGCGGGCGGCTGCCGTAGCGGAATTCGCTGTCGTAGTCGTCCTCGATGATCCAGCAGCGGTGCTGGCGCGCGTATTCGAGCAGCATCCGGCGCCGCGCGAGGCTCATCACCATCCCGAGCGGATACTGGTGAGATGGCGTGACGAGCACGAGCCGCGGCGGTTGCTGCATGTCGCTCGCACTCGGATCGATCCCTTCCTGGTCGACCGGCACCGGCGTCAGCGCGAGGCCGGCTGCCTGCAGCACGCTGCGCACGCCCCAGTAGCACGGCTCCTCGACCCACGCGCGATCGCCGATGTCGGACAGCAGCCGCACCGCGAGGTCGATCGACTGGTGAATGCCGGTCGTGATGATCACCTGGTCCGGCGAGCATTTGACCGACCGTGCGACGCGCAGGTAGTCGGCAAGCGCACGACGCAACGGGCGGTAACCGCCACCCGGCGCGTAGGTCAGCAGCTCCGGATTCGCTTCCTTCCATAGTCGCGCCTGCAGGCGGCTCCACGTGCGGCTCGGGAATTCCGACACGTCCGGCACACCCGGCATGAACGCGCCCCACTGGCGCCGCGACACACCCGCATGCTCGATCAGTTGGCGGCCGCGCATCGACAGGCCGCCCTGCGCGTCCGGCAGCGGCGCCGCGCCGCTACCGGCCGACGGCGGCGCGGCGCCCGGCGCATGGATCGCGGCCGCGTCCGGGCGCGTGTCGGCCACGTAGGTGCCGCTGCCCGTCGTCGTCAGCACGTAGCCTTCGGCGGTCAGCTGGTCGTACACGTGCAGCACGGTATTGCGCGCGATCGACAGGTCGGCCGCGAGCGTGCGCGAACTCGGAAGCTTCGTCCCCGGCCCTAATTCTCCGGCAAGAATCGCTTGTTGCATCTGTTGCAGCAGTTGCCGGTACATCGGCTCGGACGAGCTGCGGTCGAGCCGGGCGGACAGCCAGTCCGCGAGGATCACGGTATCCAAAGTGGTCCTACTAGGAATATTGAAATGGTTCCCTAGTATAGAACCGTGCCGGCCGTATAGTGGGTCCATCTCACAAGAAACACTTTCGAGTTTTCTTGACCTCCTGGGGGGCCTGGCGCGCAGCGTCGGGTTGAAGGGCATTCATAAACGTTTTGTCGCGCAGCAAGGGGACAGCCACGATGAAGTCCGATGATGTGATCGTCAGCTTTCGCGGCGTGCGGAAGACCTACGACGGGGAAACCCTGGTCGTCAAATCGCTCGACCTCGACATCCGCCGAGGGGAATTCCTGACGTTGCTCGGGCCGTCCGGCTCGGGCAAGACCACCTGCCTGATGATGCTGGCGGGTTTCGAGTTTCCGACGGGCGGCGAGATTCGGCTCGATGGCGAACTGCTGAACACCGTCCCGCCGCACAAGCGCAACATCGGCATGGTGTTCCAGAACTATGCGCTGTTTCCGCACCTGACGGTGGAGCAGAACGTCGCGTATCCGCTGACGGTGCGCAAGCTGCAGGCCGGCGAGCGTGCCGAGCGCGTCGCGCATGCGCTGAAGATGGTGCAGATGGAGCGCTTCGCGAAGCGCTATCCGGCGCAGTTGTCGGGCGGCCAGCAGCAGCGTATCGCCCTCGCGCGCGCGCTCGTGTTCGAACCGAAGCTCGTGCTGATGGACGAGCCGCTCGGCGCGCTCGACAAGCAGCTGCGCGAACACATGCAGTACGAGCTGAAGGCGCTTCACGAGAAGCTCGGCGTGACGTTCGTGTATGTGACGCACGATCAGGGCGAGGCGCTGACGATGTCCGATCGCGTCGCCGTGTTCGACAAGGGGATCGTGCAGCAGCTCGATACCGTCGATCGTCTTTACGAATCGCCGTGCAACGAATTCGTCGCGAACTTCATCGGCGACAGCAACCGGCTGCGCGGCACCATCGCGCGCGTCGACGGCGACTTCTGCGAGTTCCGGCTCGACGACGGCACGCAGCTCGTCGGACGCCGCATCGGCGATGCGGCCGAAGGCGCGCCGGCCGTCGCTTGCATCCGCCCCGAACGCATGAGCCTCGCGAACGGTCACCTGAACGGCGGTGCCGCGAACCGGGTGACCGGCGAGGCCCGCAGCCTGATCTATTTCGGCGATCACGTGCGCATGCGCTGCGCGTTGCCGGGCCAGGACGAATGCTTCGTGAAAGTGCCGCTCGGCACGGGCGCGCTCGACGCGTTCTCGCCCGGCGCGCCGGTATCGCTCGCATTCTCGCCCGAGCATCTGCGCGTGTTCGCGTGACGCAGGGTTTCCCGTTTTTTCGCAGCACGTCGTCAACAACAACGCCCACTTCCACCACGAGAGGAGAGGAACCATCATGAACGCAGCACACTCTACCGCGCGTCGCACGGCACTCGCGCTGGCGCTTGCCGTCGTCGGCGCATCGGCCACGGCGGCCGAACTTACGGTCGTCAACTTCGGCGGCGCGAACGGCGACGCGCAGAAGGCCGCGTTCAACCAGCCGTTCGAGAAGGCCACCGGCAACAAGGTCACGGCCGTCGAGTACAACGGCGAGCAGGCGAAAGTGAAGGCGATGGTCGAGGCGAAGCACGTCAACTGGGACGTGGTCGAAGTCGAATCGGGCGACCTGAACCGCGGCTGCGACGAAGGGCTGTACGAGAAGCTCGACTGGGCGAAGATCGCGAAGAAATCCGACCTGATTCCGGAAGCGCCGCAGGTGTGCGGCGTCGGCTTCTTCGTATGGTCGACCGCGCTGTCGTACAACGCGGACAAGCTGAAGACCGCGCCGACCGGCTGGGCCGATTTCTGGAACGTGAAGAAATTCCCCGGCAAGCGCGGGATGCGCAAGGGCGCACGCTACAACCTCGAGTTCGCGCTGATGGCCGACGGCGTCGCGACGAAGGACGTGTACAAGGTGCTCGGCACGAAAGCTGGCCAGGACCGCGCGTTCAAGAAGCTCGACGAGCTGAAGCCGTACATCCAGTGGTGGGAAGCCGGCGCGCAGCCGCCGCAGTTCCTGGTGGCCGGCGACGTCGTGATGTCGACCGCGTACAACGGCCGCATCGACGCCGCGCAGAAGGAAGGCAAGAACCTGAAGGTCGTGTGGAACGGCAGCATCTACGACCTCGACTACTGGGCGATTCCGAAGGGCTCGCCGAACAAGGCGCTCGCCGAGCAGTACATCGCGTACACGCTGACGCCGAAGCCGCAGCAGGCGTATGCGCAGCACATCGCGTACGGCCCGACGAACGTCGCGGCGATCAAGTCGCTCGATGCGAAGACGCTCGCGAACCTGCCGAACTCGCCGGCCAACGGCAAGAACGCGGTGCTGGAAGACATCGGTTTCTGGACCGACCACAGCGACGAGCTCGAGCAGCGTTTCGCCGCGTGGGCGACGAAGTAACCGCTACTCGGGTGTCCTGATGCAACCTGCCGCGCGGCGCGCCGAGCGCGTCGCGCGGCATTCCGCCGGACCGTGCCCGGCCGGAGAGAACCGTTGAACACGATGACGATCGCTCCTTCCTCGCCGTCGACAGCCGCGCTCAAGCGCGAACTGAAGGCAGCCGAGGCCCGCAAGCGCACGATGGCGCTGCTGCTGATCGCGCCGCTCGCGATCTTCCTGCTGCTTATCTTTGTCGTGCCGATCGGCACGCTGCTCACGCGCGCGGTGCAGAACCCCGAAATCGCGACCGCGCTGCCGAACACGGTCGCCGCGCTGTCGGGCTGGGACCGCAAGGCGCCGCCGCCCGACGCCGCGTATGCCGCGCTCGCGACCGACATGACGAAGGTTGCCGACAGCGAGGCGATGGGTGCGCTCGCGCGACGCCTGAACACCGAGATTCCAGGCTACCGCTCGCTCGTCGCGAAGACGGCGCGCGCGATGCCGCTGAAGGGCGATGGCGACGCGGCACTGACCCCCGCGCAGACTCGCGCGAAACTGATCGACCTCGATTCGCGCTGGGGCGACGCGGCGTACTGGCAGTCGATCGCGAAGAACGGCAGCCAGGTGTCGCCGTTCTACCTGCTCGCCGCACTCGACCACAAGCAGGACGGCTTTGGCCATATCGTGCAGGCCGACCCGGACCAGTCGATCTATCTTGCGATCTTCGGCCGCACGTTCGTGATTGGCGTCGCCGTCACGCTGTTCGCGCTGCTGCTCGGCTATCCGCTCGCATACTGGATTTCGACGCTGTCGGAGCGCCGCGCGAACCTCGTGATGATCCTCGTGCTGATCCCGTTCTGGACGTCGGTGCTGGTGCGCGTCGCCGCGTGGATCGTGCTGCTGCAGAGCGAGGGGCTCGTGAACAAGGCGCTGATCGGCAGCGGGCTGATCTCGCATCCGCTGACGCTGCTGTTCAACCGCGTCGGCGTGTACATCTCGATGACGCACATCCTGCTGCCGTTCATGATCCTGCCGCTGTACAGCGTGATGAAGTCGATCCCGCCGACCTACCAGCGCGCGGCCGTGTCGCTCGGCAGCCATCCGTTCGCCGCGTTCTGGCGCGTGTATGTGCCGCAGACCTATCCGGGCGTCGGCGCCGGCGCGCTGCTCGTGTTCATTCTCGCGATCGGTTACTACATCACGCCCGCGCTGCTCGGCGGGCCGAACGACCAGATGGTCAGTTACTACGTCGCGTACTTCACGAACGTGACGATCAACTGGGGCATGGCATGTGCGCTCGGCGGGCTGCTGCTCGCGGCGACGCTCGTGCTGTATGCGGTGTACGGGCGCTTCACGCGCACCAACGTGAGCCTCGGCTGAGCGCCGGGCACAGGGAAACGACAAGGGAATGCCGACCATGAAACTCGCCAGGCCGCTGTTCGCGCCGCACATGTCGTTCGTCGAGCGCGCGTGGTACGTCGCGCTGCGCGTGCTCGTCGTGCTGACGCTGCTGTACCTGATCCTGCCGGTGCTCGCGATCGTGCCGCTGTCGTTCTCGTCGAGCACGTTCCTCGTGTATCCGATTCCGGGCTTCTCGACGCGCTGGTACGAAAACCTGATTGCGTCCGACGAATGGCGGATGGCGGCGAAGAACAGCTTCATCGTCGCGCCGTCGGCGACCGTTGTCGCGACCGTGCTCGGCACGCTCGCCGCGATCGGCCTCACGAAGGCGGATTTCCGCGGCAAGGGGTTGCTGATGGCCGTGCTGCTGTCGCCGATGATCGTGCCCGTCGTCGTGGTCGGCGTCGGCATGTACCTGTTCTTTGCGCCGCTTGGGCTCGCGAACACGTACACGGGCCTGATCGCCGCGCACGCGGCGCTCGGCGTGCCGTTCGTCGTGACGACGGTCGCGGCGACGCTGCAAGGCTTCAACCAGAATCTGGTGCGCGCGAGCCTGTCGCTCGGCGCGAATCCGGTCACGACGTTTTTCCGCGTGACGCTGCCGGTGATCGCGCCGGGCGTGATGTCTGGCGCGCTGTTCGCGTTCGCGACGTCGTTCGACGAAGTCGTCGTCACGCTGTTCCTCGCGGGCGCGGACCAGACGACGCTGCCGCGCCAGATGTTCACCGGGATCCGCGAGAACATCAGCCCGACGATCGCCGCGCTCGCGACGATCCTGATCATTTTTTCGACGAGCCTGCTGCTGGCGCTCGAATGGCTGCGCGGACGCAACGCGCGGCGTGCGGTGTCGTAACGGCGCGCGGCCCCGCGAAATGCCTGGCGGGCGCGCGATGAAACGTCACCGCGCGCCGTCACATCACATCACGTCACGCTCAGAAGCCGCCCGTCTGGATCAGCTTGTTGAGGTTCGACACGTTCAGGCTGCCGAAGCCGGTCGGGTAGTCCCAGCCGGCGCCCGCGGTGTAGCCATACCCCTGATAGCCGTTGTTGCCCGACACGACGTCATAGCGCACCAGCGACGGGTTCGATGGAATGTCCGCATAGAACTTCGCGGCCGGGAAACCGAGACCCGTGCCGTTCGCCGCGAGCAGGCGGGCCCAGAAGCCGGTGAAGATCGGCGCGGCGAGGCTCGTGCCGCCGATTTGCTGCAACTGGCCGTAGTTGTAGATATATGCGCCCGTGCTCTGCGCGGCGTCGAACGACACGTCCGGCAAACGGCGGTTGCTGCCCGATTGCCACGACGGCGCGGGCAGGATCGAGCTGACGCCGCCACCCGTCGCCCAGAGCTTGCCGTTGCCGTCGAGGCCTTCGTTCCATACCGTCTCGCTCGAGAACCCGCCGCTCGACGTGGTGTACAGCGTCGTGCCGCCGATCGCCAGCACGTGCGGCGAAGCGGCCGGCCACGACACCGTGTAGTTCGCGCCGTCCGGATAGCCACGGTTGTTGCACTCGTACACGCCTTCGTCGCCTGACGACACCGAGAACGTCTGGCCTTGCGCGGCGGCCGTCGTGAAGATCTGCTCCTCGGCATCGAGCGTGCCGTCCGCGTCCGCGTCCGTTTCGCACCAGCCGAGCGACACGTTGATCACCTTCGCGGTGTTGTCCGACACGACACGGTTGAACGCTCGCGTGAGCCCGGTGTTCCCGGCTGCGTTCAGGTCCGCCATGTAGAACACCAGCTTGCCGACCTGGCCGCCGGCCGATCCGACGATCGACTGGCTGTCCAGATCCCATTCGCCCTGGCCGTCCTGGTCGTCGCTGTAGCTGCCGGTCGTGCCGGTGCCGTTGGTCTTCACGGTCTGGGTCGCGACCGTGCCGTAACCATTGCTCGACGTGAACTGCTTCAGGTCCTGCAACGTCTGCGACACGCCGCCGATCGTGACGATTCCGACCGTCACGCCGGCCGCGGTCGGCACGCCGGTTGCGTTGTAAAGGCCCGGAAATTCCTTCGGATAATGGCCGGTAGCCGTGCCGG includes the following:
- a CDS encoding esterase/lipase family protein, coding for MARSMRSRVVAGAVACAMSVAPFAGTTAMMTLATTHAAMAAAAPADDYAATRYPIILVHGLTGTDKYAGVLDYWYGIQQDLQQHGATVYVANLSGFQSDDGPNGRGEQLLAYVKTVLAATGAAKVNLVGHSQGGLTSRYVAAVAPDLVASVTTIGTPHRGSEFADFVQSVLAYDPTGLSSSVIAAFANVFGILTSSSQNTNQDALAALKTLTTTQAATYNQNYPSAGLGAPGSCQTGAPTETVGGNTHLLYSWAGTAIQPTISAFGVTGAADTSTIPAIDPANALDLSTLALLGTGTVMINRGSGQNDGLVSKCSALYGKVLSTSYKWNHLDEINQLLGVRGAYAEDPVAVIRTHANRLKLAGV
- a CDS encoding ABC transporter ATP-binding protein; this translates as MKSDDVIVSFRGVRKTYDGETLVVKSLDLDIRRGEFLTLLGPSGSGKTTCLMMLAGFEFPTGGEIRLDGELLNTVPPHKRNIGMVFQNYALFPHLTVEQNVAYPLTVRKLQAGERAERVAHALKMVQMERFAKRYPAQLSGGQQQRIALARALVFEPKLVLMDEPLGALDKQLREHMQYELKALHEKLGVTFVYVTHDQGEALTMSDRVAVFDKGIVQQLDTVDRLYESPCNEFVANFIGDSNRLRGTIARVDGDFCEFRLDDGTQLVGRRIGDAAEGAPAVACIRPERMSLANGHLNGGAANRVTGEARSLIYFGDHVRMRCALPGQDECFVKVPLGTGALDAFSPGAPVSLAFSPEHLRVFA
- a CDS encoding lipase secretion chaperone, translated to MAVREGRAPLARRVAIYGAAGLAAIAVAALWSGAASQRRADAAYASAAEQAPGGASASAVVAPAALPASTGLPSSLAGASAPRLPLDAGGHLAKSRAVRDFFDYCLTAQSDLNATALDALVVREIAAQLDGTIAQREALDVWHRYRAYLDALATLPQAGAVDKSDPGALQLALDQRASIGYRTLGDWSQPFFGAEQWRQRYDLARLKIAQDRTLTDAQKAERLAALAQQMPDDERAARQKVDRQRAAIDQIAQLQKSGATPDAMRAQLTQTLGPEAAARVAQMQQDDASWQSRYADYAAQRAQIVAAGLSAQDRDARIAALRQRIFTKPGEAVRAASLDRGAAAAQ
- a CDS encoding ABC transporter permease yields the protein MKLARPLFAPHMSFVERAWYVALRVLVVLTLLYLILPVLAIVPLSFSSSTFLVYPIPGFSTRWYENLIASDEWRMAAKNSFIVAPSATVVATVLGTLAAIGLTKADFRGKGLLMAVLLSPMIVPVVVVGVGMYLFFAPLGLANTYTGLIAAHAALGVPFVVTTVAATLQGFNQNLVRASLSLGANPVTTFFRVTLPVIAPGVMSGALFAFATSFDEVVVTLFLAGADQTTLPRQMFTGIRENISPTIAALATILIIFSTSLLLALEWLRGRNARRAVS
- a CDS encoding S53 family peptidase gives rise to the protein MKRNARFALPLPSPRRFACAWPLVFAAGAAHATTDWVDTHTKTFLTGPQLLARSAAPSLELAAGETADVVVSLKLRNAAQLKQLAHDVNRPGNAHYRQYLTHEQFLANYAPTEAQVKSVVDYLRKSGFVNIEVAPNRLLVSARGTAGTVKTAFNTSLVHFEYAGRSGFANASTAQVPRALGDVVGSVLGLQNVARARPMLRIGNVSKPQALAAGTATGHYPKEFPGLYNATGVPTAAGVTVGIVTIGGVSQTLQDLKQFTSSNGYGTVATQTVKTNGTGTTGSYSDDQDGQGEWDLDSQSIVGSAGGQVGKLVFYMADLNAAGNTGLTRAFNRVVSDNTAKVINVSLGWCETDADADGTLDAEEQIFTTAAAQGQTFSVSSGDEGVYECNNRGYPDGANYTVSWPAASPHVLAIGGTTLYTTSSGGFSSETVWNEGLDGNGKLWATGGGVSSILPAPSWQSGSNRRLPDVSFDAAQSTGAYIYNYGQLQQIGGTSLAAPIFTGFWARLLAANGTGLGFPAAKFYADIPSNPSLVRYDVVSGNNGYQGYGYTAGAGWDYPTGFGSLNVSNLNKLIQTGGF
- a CDS encoding PLP-dependent aminotransferase family protein is translated as MDTVILADWLSARLDRSSSEPMYRQLLQQMQQAILAGELGPGTKLPSSRTLAADLSIARNTVLHVYDQLTAEGYVLTTTGSGTYVADTRPDAAAIHAPGAAPPSAGSGAAPLPDAQGGLSMRGRQLIEHAGVSRRQWGAFMPGVPDVSEFPSRTWSRLQARLWKEANPELLTYAPGGGYRPLRRALADYLRVARSVKCSPDQVIITTGIHQSIDLAVRLLSDIGDRAWVEEPCYWGVRSVLQAAGLALTPVPVDQEGIDPSASDMQQPPRLVLVTPSHQYPLGMVMSLARRRMLLEYARQHRCWIIEDDYDSEFRYGSRPLASLQGLDDGGRVIYVGSLGKMLFPGLRMGYMVVPEHLVDTFRTGLSELYREGQLMQQAVLAEFIMDGHLTSHVRRMRTLYGERRQLLIDAIHARFGDALPVMGDEAGLHLVLGLPDTCDDRAVTQSAFDAGVIVRPLTSYYSCRDTARRGLLLGYACVAHEGIGPAFDTLAATIEQHLPRRFTRAA
- a CDS encoding ABC transporter substrate-binding protein is translated as MNAAHSTARRTALALALAVVGASATAAELTVVNFGGANGDAQKAAFNQPFEKATGNKVTAVEYNGEQAKVKAMVEAKHVNWDVVEVESGDLNRGCDEGLYEKLDWAKIAKKSDLIPEAPQVCGVGFFVWSTALSYNADKLKTAPTGWADFWNVKKFPGKRGMRKGARYNLEFALMADGVATKDVYKVLGTKAGQDRAFKKLDELKPYIQWWEAGAQPPQFLVAGDVVMSTAYNGRIDAAQKEGKNLKVVWNGSIYDLDYWAIPKGSPNKALAEQYIAYTLTPKPQQAYAQHIAYGPTNVAAIKSLDAKTLANLPNSPANGKNAVLEDIGFWTDHSDELEQRFAAWATK
- a CDS encoding ABC transporter permease, whose protein sequence is MTIAPSSPSTAALKRELKAAEARKRTMALLLIAPLAIFLLLIFVVPIGTLLTRAVQNPEIATALPNTVAALSGWDRKAPPPDAAYAALATDMTKVADSEAMGALARRLNTEIPGYRSLVAKTARAMPLKGDGDAALTPAQTRAKLIDLDSRWGDAAYWQSIAKNGSQVSPFYLLAALDHKQDGFGHIVQADPDQSIYLAIFGRTFVIGVAVTLFALLLGYPLAYWISTLSERRANLVMILVLIPFWTSVLVRVAAWIVLLQSEGLVNKALIGSGLISHPLTLLFNRVGVYISMTHILLPFMILPLYSVMKSIPPTYQRAAVSLGSHPFAAFWRVYVPQTYPGVGAGALLVFILAIGYYITPALLGGPNDQMVSYYVAYFTNVTINWGMACALGGLLLAATLVLYAVYGRFTRTNVSLG